In Microbacterium binotii, one DNA window encodes the following:
- a CDS encoding metal-sulfur cluster assembly factor, with the protein MTATITPEKYDEVTEALKDVMDPELGVNVVDLGLIYDLAWDDENDALVIHMTLTSAGCPLTDVLEEQTAQALDSVVERFRINWVWMPPWGPERITDDGRDMMRALGFAI; encoded by the coding sequence ATGACCGCGACGATCACCCCGGAGAAGTACGACGAGGTCACCGAGGCTCTGAAGGACGTCATGGACCCCGAACTGGGTGTCAACGTCGTCGATCTGGGTCTCATCTACGACCTCGCGTGGGATGACGAGAACGATGCTCTCGTCATCCACATGACACTGACCTCTGCGGGGTGCCCGCTGACGGACGTGCTCGAGGAGCAGACAGCGCAGGCGCTGGACTCGGTCGTCGAGCGGTTCCGGATCAACTGGGTCTGGATGCCGCCGTGGGGTCCGGAGCGGATCACCGACGATGGCCGCGACATGATGCGGGCTCTCGGCTTCGCGATCTGA
- a CDS encoding MalY/PatB family protein: MTIEPLRALPLDELRTRRSAKWRSYPDDVIPLFVAETDYPLAPAISGALHDAVSRGDTGYTPADPGVTAVYAAFAARRLGWVPDPERMRITGDVIMGVVEILRRVIAPGDRVVITPPVYPPFFEAVPEAGGVAQSVPLRDTGQGWELDLEGIEAAFRDGARGILLCNPQNPTGTIHPPGTLAALAELAVRYGAVVVSDEIHAPLPRAGNVVTPFLSVSDAAAQCGYAVVSASKAFNLAGLKCAIMVAADDRTHSVLRSLPDEVSWRTGLFGAVATVAALSVESDAWLDAQALAIDGNVDLLRGLLEAHLPDAGFRPPDAGYLGWVDLSRRGWGDAPARRILREARVAVHSGPAFGMGGAGHIRLTLGCAPEVLTEAIERIALLR, encoded by the coding sequence GTGACGATCGAGCCCCTTCGCGCACTGCCTCTCGACGAGCTTCGCACGCGCCGGAGTGCGAAGTGGCGGTCGTACCCGGACGATGTGATCCCGCTGTTCGTCGCAGAGACGGACTATCCGCTGGCGCCCGCGATCAGCGGGGCGCTGCACGACGCCGTCTCGCGCGGAGACACCGGCTACACGCCTGCGGATCCGGGTGTGACCGCCGTGTACGCCGCCTTCGCCGCGCGGCGGCTCGGATGGGTTCCGGATCCCGAGCGGATGCGGATCACGGGCGACGTCATCATGGGCGTCGTCGAGATCCTCCGCCGAGTCATCGCGCCGGGCGATCGTGTCGTGATCACCCCGCCCGTGTATCCGCCCTTCTTCGAGGCCGTGCCCGAAGCCGGCGGGGTCGCGCAGTCCGTGCCGTTGCGAGACACGGGACAGGGCTGGGAGCTGGACCTCGAGGGGATCGAGGCCGCGTTCCGCGACGGCGCGCGTGGCATCCTCCTGTGCAACCCGCAGAACCCCACCGGGACGATTCATCCTCCGGGGACATTGGCCGCGCTGGCGGAGCTCGCAGTGCGCTATGGGGCCGTCGTCGTCAGCGACGAGATCCACGCGCCCCTGCCGCGCGCCGGGAACGTCGTCACGCCGTTCCTCTCCGTCTCGGATGCGGCGGCGCAATGCGGGTACGCCGTCGTCTCCGCGAGCAAGGCTTTCAACCTGGCCGGTCTGAAGTGCGCGATCATGGTCGCCGCGGACGACCGGACCCATTCCGTCCTTCGCTCCCTCCCGGACGAGGTCTCGTGGCGCACCGGGCTCTTCGGCGCCGTCGCTACGGTGGCCGCTCTGTCGGTCGAGTCCGACGCCTGGTTGGATGCGCAAGCGCTCGCGATCGATGGGAACGTCGATCTGCTGCGTGGGTTGCTCGAGGCGCATCTGCCGGATGCGGGCTTTCGTCCGCCCGATGCCGGTTACCTCGGGTGGGTCGATCTCTCTCGCCGCGGGTGGGGGGATGCACCGGCACGGCGGATCCTCCGCGAGGCGCGTGTGGCCGTCCACTCGGGCCCCGCATTCGGCATGGGAGGAGCGGGGCACATCCGTCTGACGCTCGGCTGCGCGCCGGAGGTGCTCACGGAGGCGATCGAGCGGATCGCCCTTCTTCGCTGA
- a CDS encoding siderophore-interacting protein — protein MTALVTRPSYRPYIAHVSRVVRLSPHFVRLTFSCPDFENFGTAGRDQRLKVLFPGPDGRVCDVGQHDEEAIARGDWYTRWRGLSPSERTPFRTYTVRRVDPENCEVDIDFVLHHDPGPAGAWAEAAVAGDELVIVGPDQRSPDSHLGIDWHPGSARRLLLAGDETAAPAIAGILESLPADTDVDAFIEVPSRQDALPIATHARVTWLARDDRAHGEALIAAVTSWTHAADDVLARAAAPRPQQLEDVDVDRELLWDSPEDSEGEFYAWMAGESQTVKTLRRLLVQGNGVDRKRVAFMGYWRRGVSERIE, from the coding sequence GTGACAGCCCTCGTGACTCGACCGTCCTACCGCCCGTACATCGCGCACGTCTCGCGGGTCGTGCGGCTGTCGCCGCACTTCGTCCGCCTCACGTTCTCCTGCCCGGACTTCGAGAACTTCGGCACCGCCGGGCGGGACCAGCGGCTGAAGGTCCTGTTCCCCGGCCCGGACGGCCGCGTGTGCGACGTGGGTCAGCACGACGAGGAGGCGATCGCAAGGGGCGACTGGTACACCCGCTGGCGCGGACTGTCGCCCTCGGAGCGCACGCCCTTCCGCACATATACGGTGCGCCGCGTCGACCCCGAGAACTGCGAGGTCGACATCGACTTCGTGCTCCACCATGATCCCGGTCCGGCGGGCGCGTGGGCTGAGGCCGCCGTCGCCGGCGACGAGCTCGTGATCGTCGGACCGGATCAGCGCAGTCCGGACTCTCATCTGGGCATCGATTGGCATCCCGGCAGCGCACGCAGGCTTCTGCTCGCCGGTGACGAGACCGCCGCACCCGCCATCGCCGGCATCCTCGAGTCGCTGCCCGCCGACACCGACGTCGACGCGTTCATCGAGGTGCCCTCGCGGCAGGATGCCCTCCCGATCGCGACGCATGCGCGTGTGACGTGGCTCGCTCGCGACGACCGCGCCCACGGCGAGGCACTCATCGCGGCGGTGACCTCCTGGACGCACGCCGCCGACGACGTACTCGCGCGTGCCGCCGCGCCCCGTCCGCAGCAGCTCGAGGACGTGGACGTCGACCGTGAGCTCCTCTGGGACAGCCCGGAAGACTCGGAGGGCGAGTTCTACGCCTGGATGGCCGGTGAGTCACAGACGGTGAAGACCCTGCGACGACTGCTCGTCCAGGGCAACGGTGTCGACCGCAAGCGCGTGGCCTTCATGGGCTACTGGCGACGAGGTGTCTCGGAACGCATCGAGTAG
- a CDS encoding ABC transporter ATP-binding protein: MTAEHTLVADALTLAYGDRVIVDALDLSVPAGRITTIVGANACGKSTLLKSMARLLSPEAGSVLLDGKSIHRLPTRQVARVLGLLPQSPIAPDGIAVSDLVSRGRHPHQGPLARWSAADDAAIAGALEATGTAHLSDRSVDELSGGQRQRVWIAMALAQQTDLLLLDEPTTFLDISHQIDVLDLLTDLNRDRGTTIVMVLHDLNLAARYADHLVAMVDGRILAAGEPENVLTTDVVRTVFGLESRIMPDPLTGRPMVIPLGRHHTITDADAPA, encoded by the coding sequence ATGACCGCCGAACACACCCTCGTCGCCGACGCCCTCACCCTCGCCTACGGGGACAGGGTGATCGTCGACGCACTGGATCTCTCCGTCCCCGCGGGCAGGATCACGACGATCGTGGGCGCCAACGCGTGCGGGAAGTCCACGCTACTGAAGTCGATGGCGCGCCTGCTGTCGCCAGAGGCCGGGAGTGTGCTGCTCGACGGGAAGAGCATCCATCGGCTGCCCACGCGCCAGGTCGCGCGCGTGCTCGGGCTGCTTCCGCAATCCCCCATCGCTCCCGACGGCATCGCGGTGTCCGATCTCGTCAGCCGGGGCCGGCATCCGCACCAGGGCCCGCTGGCACGGTGGAGCGCCGCCGATGACGCGGCGATCGCGGGCGCACTCGAAGCGACCGGCACCGCGCATCTGTCCGACCGGTCCGTCGACGAGCTCAGCGGTGGTCAGCGCCAGCGCGTCTGGATCGCGATGGCCCTGGCGCAGCAGACGGATCTGCTCCTGCTCGACGAGCCGACGACGTTCCTCGACATCAGCCATCAGATCGACGTGCTGGACCTGCTGACCGATCTCAACCGGGACCGTGGCACGACCATCGTGATGGTGCTGCACGACCTCAACCTGGCGGCGCGCTACGCCGACCATCTCGTCGCCATGGTCGACGGCCGCATCCTCGCCGCGGGAGAGCCGGAAAACGTTCTGACGACGGATGTGGTGCGCACGGTCTTCGGCCTGGAGAGCAGGATCATGCCGGACCCTCTGACGGGCCGCCCCATGGTCATTCCGCTCGGTCGTCACCACACGATCACGGACGCGGACGCACCCGCCTGA
- a CDS encoding FecCD family ABC transporter permease has protein sequence MTVAAEAVDALSLVRAGRRRRRRRWIVVTSALAAIAIIVYALSLMLGQTLYSPSEVWGVLTGQRVPGASFTVGELRLPRATTALLTGLCFGMGGVVFQTMLRNPLASPDVIGISSGASAAAVTGIVVLGLGETSVSFLATGAALTAALLIYLLAYKRGGSGARLILIGIGVAAICNSVISYVISRAAEWDLQTAMRWITGNLNDASWAKVLPLAAVMILVVPALLFLSRDLELLRVGDEAASALGVRVERSRLLLIVAAVCLLAFATAAAGPISFVAFLAGPIAVRILGPVGSPVIPAGLVGAVLVLVSDFIAQYALGTRLPVGVVTGVLGAPYLVYLLIRSSRAGGTSI, from the coding sequence GTGACCGTCGCCGCCGAAGCCGTGGACGCGCTCTCCCTTGTACGCGCGGGGCGTCGCCGACGTCGTCGACGGTGGATCGTCGTCACGTCCGCGCTCGCCGCGATCGCGATCATCGTCTACGCCCTCTCCCTCATGCTGGGGCAGACTCTCTACTCCCCGTCGGAGGTCTGGGGCGTGCTGACCGGGCAACGCGTTCCGGGTGCGTCCTTCACCGTGGGAGAGCTGCGACTTCCCCGCGCCACGACGGCGCTGCTGACCGGCCTCTGCTTCGGGATGGGCGGCGTCGTCTTCCAGACGATGCTGCGCAATCCCCTCGCGAGTCCGGATGTCATCGGCATCAGCTCAGGCGCGAGCGCCGCCGCTGTCACAGGGATCGTCGTCCTCGGCCTCGGCGAGACGTCCGTCTCGTTCCTGGCGACCGGCGCTGCGTTGACCGCTGCCCTGCTCATCTATCTCCTCGCCTACAAGCGCGGCGGCTCCGGCGCCCGGCTGATCCTGATCGGCATCGGCGTGGCGGCCATCTGCAACAGCGTGATCTCGTACGTCATCTCGCGCGCCGCGGAGTGGGATCTCCAGACCGCCATGCGCTGGATCACGGGGAATCTCAATGACGCCAGTTGGGCGAAGGTCCTCCCCCTCGCCGCGGTGATGATTCTGGTCGTGCCCGCGCTGCTCTTCCTGTCCCGCGATCTCGAGCTGCTGCGGGTCGGCGACGAGGCCGCATCCGCTCTCGGAGTGCGCGTGGAACGCAGCCGCCTGCTTCTCATCGTGGCCGCCGTGTGCCTGCTGGCGTTCGCGACAGCGGCCGCCGGACCCATCTCGTTCGTGGCCTTCCTCGCCGGGCCCATCGCCGTGCGGATCCTCGGGCCCGTCGGCTCCCCCGTCATACCCGCCGGGCTCGTGGGCGCCGTCCTCGTGCTGGTGTCCGACTTCATCGCACAGTACGCGCTCGGCACGCGCCTGCCCGTCGGCGTCGTGACCGGCGTGCTGGGCGCGCCCTATCTCGTCTATCTGCTCATCCGCAGCAGTCGGGCCGGAGGAACCTCGATATGA
- a CDS encoding FecCD family ABC transporter permease, giving the protein MSVARTPDTAASTPSTRRRWGRRRALWLVVLLAALLAISFLSVTFGARAVGWHDIWAGLGGAVDTAGAAAVNKRIPRTVLAIMVGAALGVAGAVLQGATRNPLADPQILGINGGAALAVVCGIAFLGLATPTAYIWTALVGAAVAAVFVYGIGALGRGGATPLKLALAGAVTAVAFSSLTSAILLPRVDVMSQFRFWQVGGVGGATIATILQVAPFLVVGLLVCVACSPALNTLALGDELAAGLGERVRTARLVSTLGAVLLCGAATAVAGPIGFVGLVVPHICRLLIGVDHRWLLPFSAVAGAVLLTGADVIGRVIARPEEIEVGIITALVGAPFFIAIVRRQKVKAL; this is encoded by the coding sequence ATGAGCGTCGCCCGCACCCCCGACACTGCCGCCTCCACGCCGTCAACGCGACGGCGCTGGGGGCGGCGTCGGGCGTTGTGGCTCGTCGTACTGCTCGCCGCGTTGCTGGCGATCTCGTTCCTGTCGGTGACCTTCGGTGCACGCGCGGTCGGATGGCACGACATCTGGGCCGGGCTCGGCGGGGCGGTCGACACGGCGGGGGCCGCCGCAGTGAACAAACGCATTCCTCGCACCGTCCTGGCGATCATGGTCGGCGCGGCGCTCGGCGTCGCGGGCGCGGTCCTCCAGGGCGCGACCCGTAATCCGCTCGCCGACCCGCAGATCCTGGGGATCAACGGCGGGGCCGCCCTGGCCGTGGTCTGCGGCATCGCGTTCCTGGGTCTCGCGACGCCGACCGCGTACATCTGGACGGCGTTGGTGGGAGCTGCCGTCGCCGCCGTGTTCGTGTACGGGATCGGCGCACTGGGCCGAGGAGGCGCGACACCGCTCAAGCTCGCTCTTGCAGGTGCGGTGACGGCCGTCGCCTTCTCGTCGTTGACGAGCGCGATCCTGCTGCCCCGGGTCGACGTGATGAGCCAGTTCCGCTTCTGGCAGGTCGGCGGTGTCGGGGGTGCGACGATCGCCACCATCCTGCAGGTCGCGCCGTTCCTCGTGGTCGGTCTCCTCGTGTGCGTGGCGTGCAGCCCCGCACTGAACACGCTGGCGCTGGGAGACGAGCTCGCCGCCGGGCTCGGGGAGCGCGTGCGCACCGCACGCCTGGTGTCCACCCTCGGTGCGGTGCTCTTGTGCGGTGCCGCCACGGCGGTCGCCGGACCCATCGGATTCGTGGGCTTGGTCGTCCCGCACATCTGCCGGTTGTTGATCGGCGTGGATCATCGGTGGCTCCTGCCCTTCAGCGCGGTCGCAGGAGCCGTGCTCCTCACGGGCGCGGACGTCATCGGAAGAGTCATCGCCCGCCCGGAGGAGATCGAAGTGGGGATCATCACCGCGCTCGTCGGCGCGCCGTTCTTCATCGCCATCGTGCGGCGGCAGAAGGTGAAGGCGCTGTGA
- a CDS encoding iron-siderophore ABC transporter substrate-binding protein, protein MQLKRWTALAVATVSLAALTACSSGAATPAATDGGAEQDGAFPLSIENAFGTTTIDAKPQRVVTVDWGNQDVALALGIVPVAMPKVTYGDEDGDGLLPWVKDKLDELGAETPVLMDETDGYDYEAIADAAPDVILAAYSGMTQEQYDTLSKIAPVVTYQDMAWGTSWQDMTILDGTALGMADEAQELVSSLEKHVADTAAEYPAIAGKTTLLSYFDPTDLSNLGFYSRSDPRVGYLEEMGFAPSAYVKEQSAASDQFWIVTSTEQIESFEDVQVIVTYGTDETLSQWQADPLLSRIPAVANGAVAVITSDSTLSSAITPSPLSIGTSYGDDYIKLVGEAAAKAS, encoded by the coding sequence ATGCAGCTCAAGCGTTGGACCGCTCTCGCGGTCGCCACCGTCTCTCTCGCCGCTCTCACCGCCTGCAGCTCGGGCGCGGCGACCCCCGCGGCCACCGACGGCGGCGCGGAGCAGGACGGCGCATTCCCGCTCTCGATCGAGAACGCCTTCGGGACCACGACGATCGACGCCAAACCGCAGCGCGTCGTCACCGTCGACTGGGGCAACCAGGATGTCGCACTGGCATTGGGAATCGTTCCGGTGGCCATGCCGAAGGTGACCTACGGCGACGAGGACGGCGACGGGCTCCTGCCCTGGGTGAAGGACAAGCTCGACGAGCTGGGTGCGGAGACCCCCGTACTGATGGACGAGACGGATGGGTACGACTACGAGGCCATCGCCGATGCCGCGCCCGACGTCATCCTTGCCGCGTACTCCGGGATGACCCAGGAGCAATACGACACCCTGAGCAAGATCGCGCCTGTCGTCACCTACCAGGACATGGCGTGGGGAACCTCATGGCAGGACATGACCATCCTCGACGGGACGGCCCTGGGCATGGCGGATGAGGCGCAGGAGCTCGTCTCTTCGCTCGAGAAGCACGTGGCCGACACGGCCGCGGAGTATCCCGCCATCGCCGGGAAGACGACGCTTCTCTCCTACTTCGACCCCACCGACCTGAGCAACCTCGGTTTCTACAGTCGGTCGGACCCGCGTGTGGGCTACCTCGAGGAGATGGGATTCGCCCCCTCCGCCTACGTCAAGGAGCAGTCCGCCGCATCCGACCAATTCTGGATCGTCACCAGCACCGAACAGATCGAGAGCTTCGAGGACGTCCAGGTGATCGTCACGTACGGCACGGATGAGACCCTCTCCCAGTGGCAGGCCGACCCGCTCCTCTCTCGCATCCCCGCGGTCGCCAACGGCGCCGTCGCGGTCATCACCTCGGACTCGACGCTCTCCTCCGCCATCACGCCTTCGCCCCTGTCGATCGGCACCAGCTACGGCGACGACTACATCAAGCTCGTCGGAGAGGCCGCCGCCAAGGCATCATGA
- a CDS encoding ABC-F family ATP-binding cassette domain-containing protein, with protein sequence MLAVHDLEIRVGARVLMSEVAFRVSRGDKIGLVGRNGAGKTTLTKVLAGDLLPSAGEVQRGGELGYLPQDPRSGDPEMLARTRILDARGLGTLALGMQEASLAMADDDPDVAAKAMRRYGSLTERFESLGGYAAEAEAASIAHNLSLPDRILDQPLKTLSGGQRRRIELARILFSDADTMILDEPTNHLDADSVVWLREFLKNYKGGLIVISHDVELVGETVNRVFYLDANRQVIDIYNMNWKNYQRQRVADEERRKKERVNVEKKATALQLQAARFGAKASKAAAAHQMVARAEKMLSGLDEVRQEDRVAKLRFPKPAPCGKTPLMARGLSKSYGSLEIFADVDLAIDRGSKVVVLGLNGAGKTTLLRMLAGVDAPDTGTIEPGHGLKVGYYAQEHENLDVSRSVLENMMSAAPDITATEARKVLGSFLFTGDDVLKPAGVLSGGEKTRLSLATLVVSSANMLLLDEPTNNLDPASREEILGALAHYEGAVVLVSHDAGAVEALNPERVLILPDGVEDIWGRDYVDLITLA encoded by the coding sequence GTGCTCGCCGTGCATGACCTCGAGATCCGCGTCGGCGCGCGCGTTCTCATGTCCGAGGTCGCCTTCCGCGTTTCCCGAGGCGACAAGATCGGCCTGGTCGGTCGTAACGGTGCGGGCAAGACGACGCTCACGAAGGTCCTCGCCGGCGATCTGCTGCCTTCGGCGGGAGAGGTGCAGCGTGGAGGGGAGCTCGGCTACCTGCCGCAGGACCCTCGTTCCGGCGACCCCGAGATGCTGGCACGCACGCGCATCCTCGACGCGCGCGGGCTGGGAACGCTCGCGCTCGGCATGCAGGAGGCCTCGCTCGCGATGGCGGACGACGACCCCGATGTCGCGGCCAAGGCGATGCGACGGTACGGCAGCCTCACGGAGCGCTTCGAGTCGCTCGGCGGCTATGCGGCTGAGGCGGAGGCGGCGTCGATCGCCCACAACCTGTCGTTGCCCGATCGCATCCTCGATCAGCCGCTGAAGACGCTCTCCGGTGGTCAGCGCCGACGCATCGAGCTCGCCCGCATCCTGTTCTCGGATGCGGACACGATGATCCTCGACGAGCCGACCAACCACCTCGATGCCGACAGCGTGGTCTGGCTCCGCGAGTTCCTCAAGAACTACAAGGGCGGACTCATCGTCATCAGCCACGATGTGGAGCTGGTCGGCGAGACCGTCAACCGCGTGTTCTACCTCGACGCCAACCGCCAGGTCATCGACATCTACAACATGAACTGGAAGAACTACCAGCGTCAGCGGGTGGCGGACGAGGAACGCCGTAAGAAGGAGCGCGTCAACGTCGAGAAGAAGGCGACCGCACTGCAGCTGCAGGCGGCGCGCTTCGGTGCCAAGGCATCGAAGGCCGCGGCCGCGCACCAGATGGTGGCGCGCGCGGAGAAGATGCTGTCCGGTCTCGATGAGGTGCGCCAGGAGGATCGCGTCGCGAAGCTCCGGTTCCCGAAGCCCGCCCCCTGTGGCAAGACGCCGCTGATGGCGCGCGGCCTGTCGAAGTCGTATGGCTCGCTGGAGATCTTCGCCGACGTGGATCTCGCGATCGATCGCGGATCCAAGGTCGTCGTACTCGGCCTCAACGGCGCGGGAAAGACGACTCTGCTGCGGATGCTCGCGGGTGTGGACGCCCCCGACACCGGAACCATCGAGCCCGGGCACGGACTGAAGGTCGGCTACTACGCCCAGGAGCACGAGAACCTCGACGTGTCGCGGTCGGTTCTGGAGAACATGATGTCGGCGGCGCCGGACATCACGGCGACGGAGGCCCGCAAGGTGCTGGGGTCGTTCCTGTTCACGGGCGACGACGTGCTCAAGCCCGCCGGGGTGCTCTCAGGTGGCGAGAAGACGCGGCTGTCGTTGGCGACCCTGGTCGTCTCGAGCGCCAACATGCTGCTCCTCGACGAGCCGACGAACAACCTCGACCCCGCCTCTCGCGAGGAGATCCTCGGTGCGCTCGCGCACTACGAGGGTGCTGTGGTGCTCGTCTCGCACGATGCGGGAGCCGTCGAGGCCCTCAATCCGGAGCGCGTCCTCATCCTGCCCGACGGGGTCGAGGACATCTGGGGTCGCGACTACGTCGACCTGATCACCCTGGCCTGA
- a CDS encoding SURF1 family protein encodes MRRDTALRWTAYVGVAVAFAIACVFLSNWQFARNDERAAQLALVDRNYDAAAVPLDDLLPDDQLDPESEWHPVVVTGEYVSEQQLVVRNRPHGGTSAFEVLTPLRTSDGRVLIVDRGWIPPAESGDGPALIPAPPSGTVSVVVRLRAPEPLPNSGRTAPAGQVPTINLPLVAETTGSATLTSAYGVLVSEDPPVSDMPYALAAPSEDPGPHLSYAIQWILFAVMGFVFIGYIIRTERRKRTEDQEDDDRPAVSRVTRARKRVDRDAEQEDAILDRADA; translated from the coding sequence ATCCGACGGGACACGGCGCTGCGATGGACGGCCTACGTGGGGGTCGCCGTCGCGTTCGCCATCGCCTGTGTCTTCCTCTCGAATTGGCAGTTCGCGCGCAACGACGAGCGCGCCGCGCAGCTGGCCCTCGTCGACCGGAACTACGACGCGGCCGCGGTCCCGCTGGATGATCTCCTCCCCGACGACCAGCTCGATCCGGAGTCGGAATGGCATCCCGTCGTCGTCACCGGCGAGTACGTTTCGGAGCAGCAGCTGGTGGTCCGCAATCGCCCGCACGGCGGCACGAGCGCCTTCGAGGTCCTGACGCCCCTGCGCACGTCCGACGGGCGCGTGCTCATCGTCGACCGCGGATGGATCCCGCCGGCGGAAAGCGGCGACGGGCCCGCACTCATCCCCGCACCACCGTCGGGCACGGTGAGCGTCGTCGTACGCCTCCGCGCCCCCGAGCCACTCCCGAACTCGGGCCGAACCGCGCCTGCGGGGCAGGTACCGACGATCAATCTGCCGCTCGTCGCGGAAACCACCGGTTCGGCGACCCTGACTTCCGCCTACGGGGTGCTCGTGAGCGAGGATCCCCCGGTCTCCGATATGCCGTACGCGCTGGCAGCTCCGTCGGAGGATCCCGGGCCGCATCTGTCATACGCCATCCAGTGGATCCTGTTCGCCGTGATGGGGTTCGTCTTCATCGGATACATCATCCGCACCGAACGTCGGAAGCGCACCGAGGATCAGGAAGACGATGATCGCCCGGCCGTGTCTCGTGTCACCCGAGCCCGCAAGCGTGTGGATCGCGACGCCGAGCAGGAGGACGCGATCCTCGACCGCGCGGACGCGTGA
- a CDS encoding DUF3099 domain-containing protein, which yields MPPAYSGSTVKQPSPPQSATSLPHAPRDESSARMLKYVIMMGVRVACFVAMILVTPYGWYTWLFAAGAVFLPYIAVVVANVGQESRAAPAETVTLPALEPRQDEPSPTPHSQVITISETPPNPHDA from the coding sequence GTGCCTCCGGCGTACTCTGGAAGCACCGTGAAGCAGCCCTCCCCACCACAGTCGGCGACCTCGCTCCCCCACGCGCCGCGTGACGAGTCGAGTGCTCGCATGCTCAAGTACGTCATCATGATGGGCGTACGGGTGGCCTGCTTCGTCGCGATGATCCTCGTCACCCCCTACGGCTGGTACACGTGGCTGTTCGCGGCGGGAGCGGTCTTCCTCCCCTACATCGCCGTCGTCGTGGCGAACGTAGGCCAGGAGTCGCGTGCCGCGCCCGCCGAGACCGTGACGCTGCCCGCTCTCGAGCCGCGACAAGACGAGCCGTCCCCGACTCCGCACAGCCAGGTGATCACCATCTCCGAGACACCCCCGAACCCGCACGACGCATGA
- a CDS encoding DUF4190 domain-containing protein, producing MSDQNNDFPAPESAGEGIAPDAQPVPAEPTAAAPASPDHQAPAYAPPSYPAPSSPAPSPAPPAGYPGYSAPPASPAPYPAYNVPPASPGYPPSYQGAPAYGAPPVYTPYPAGPKTNSLAVVSLVSSIVGIVLIPFIGSIVGIITGHISLKQIREREEGGRGLGLAGTITGYAGLVLYAIITVLIVLWIVWIVNLSNGAYYDYSYSS from the coding sequence ATGAGCGATCAGAACAACGACTTCCCCGCCCCCGAATCAGCGGGAGAGGGCATCGCCCCCGACGCTCAGCCCGTCCCCGCGGAACCCACCGCGGCGGCCCCGGCCTCACCCGACCACCAGGCGCCGGCGTACGCCCCGCCGTCTTACCCCGCCCCGTCGTCGCCGGCCCCCTCCCCCGCGCCGCCTGCCGGATATCCGGGGTACAGCGCGCCTCCGGCGAGCCCGGCGCCCTATCCGGCGTACAACGTCCCGCCCGCGTCGCCCGGGTACCCTCCGTCCTACCAGGGCGCACCGGCCTACGGTGCCCCGCCGGTGTATACGCCGTACCCGGCGGGTCCGAAGACGAACAGCCTCGCCGTCGTGTCCTTGGTGTCCTCGATCGTCGGGATCGTCCTCATCCCGTTCATCGGCTCCATCGTCGGCATCATCACCGGCCACATCTCGCTCAAGCAGATCCGCGAGCGCGAGGAGGGCGGTCGCGGGCTGGGGCTGGCCGGCACGATCACCGGTTACGCGGGCTTGGTGCTCTATGCGATCATCACGGTGCTCATCGTCCTCTGGATCGTCTGGATCGTGAACCTTTCGAACGGCGCGTACTACGACTACAGCTACTCCTCCTGA
- a CDS encoding beta-ketoacyl-ACP reductase, protein MSSDRVVLITGGNRGIGRAIAERFVSDGYRVAVTARSGEGPEGTLTVRADVTDAAALDAAYTEVEEKLGPVTILVANAGITRDMLLLRMSEDDFDDVIDTNLGGTFRVVKRAAKGLVRARWGRVILISSVVGLYGSAGQINYASSKSALVGFARSLTRELGARGITTNVVAPGFIETDMTAELPAETQAEYKKAIPAGRYGTASEVAAVVAWLASDDAAYISGAVIPVDGGLGMGH, encoded by the coding sequence ATGTCGAGCGACCGTGTCGTGCTCATCACCGGAGGCAACCGCGGCATCGGCCGCGCGATCGCCGAACGCTTCGTGTCCGACGGCTACCGCGTCGCGGTGACCGCTCGTTCGGGCGAGGGGCCGGAAGGTACGCTCACGGTGCGGGCCGACGTCACGGACGCGGCCGCGCTGGACGCCGCCTACACCGAGGTCGAGGAGAAGCTCGGTCCGGTGACCATCCTCGTCGCCAACGCGGGAATCACCCGCGACATGCTGCTTCTGCGCATGAGCGAGGACGACTTCGACGATGTCATCGACACGAACCTGGGCGGCACATTCCGTGTGGTCAAGCGCGCTGCCAAGGGACTCGTCCGGGCACGATGGGGTCGCGTCATCCTCATCTCCAGTGTCGTGGGCCTCTACGGGTCGGCGGGCCAGATCAACTACGCCAGTTCGAAGAGCGCTCTCGTCGGATTCGCCCGCTCGCTGACCCGCGAGCTCGGGGCACGCGGCATCACGACGAATGTCGTCGCGCCGGGATTCATCGAGACCGACATGACGGCGGAGTTGCCCGCCGAAACGCAGGCGGAGTACAAGAAGGCGATTCCCGCCGGTCGCTACGGCACCGCTTCGGAGGTCGCCGCGGTCGTGGCGTGGCTCGCCTCCGACGACGCCGCCTACATCTCCGGCGCGGTCATCCCGGTGGATGGCGGCCTGGGCATGGGGCACTGA